In a single window of the Limnochorda sp. L945t genome:
- a CDS encoding MFS transporter: MRALRVTRLAESAPAPGEVAAWERGAAGHPLRWRILSAIFVGTLMGPVDGSVVGIALPVITQDLRTTLSVSEWVAMAYLLVISSLLLTWGRLGDMYGHRRTYLSGFGLFTGGSLLCAASPGIGWLIAFRAVQAVGAGMMMAAGPAIITDVFPASERGRALGTNAVAVAAGLAIGPVLGGLLVEHFGWRSIFSINLPIGLVGTLWAARVLPGPRRVVRERFDLAGAMLLFSGLLLVLLALSQAPRWGWASAATLGSAGAGAALLGLFVAVERRIDHPMVELSVFKNRTFVLANLSSLANYLAQSSVTFLLPFYLQNLRGIPPDRAGVLMLGFPVALTVIAPAAGYLTDRWGSRWLAAGGMALMAVAVANMTRLDGATPLAGVFWGLALLGLGSALFQTPNNSTIMGSVPRERLGIAGGMLASMRNIGMVLGIAVSGTVFMAVAGAQVETAAAEGGRFLAGLHGAMAAGAGIALLGAVASVAALPWTGRRRRAAVRVPRLDADESRW, translated from the coding sequence ATGCGTGCGCTACGAGTGACGCGCCTGGCAGAGTCCGCACCGGCGCCGGGAGAGGTGGCGGCCTGGGAACGTGGCGCGGCGGGGCACCCGCTGCGGTGGCGGATTCTCTCCGCCATCTTCGTCGGCACGCTGATGGGGCCCGTCGACGGCAGTGTCGTCGGGATCGCCCTGCCCGTGATCACCCAGGATCTCCGCACCACGCTATCCGTCTCCGAGTGGGTGGCCATGGCGTACCTGCTGGTGATCAGCAGCCTGCTGCTCACCTGGGGGCGCCTGGGCGACATGTACGGCCACCGCCGTACCTATCTGTCGGGCTTCGGCCTCTTCACGGGCGGATCGCTTTTGTGCGCCGCCTCCCCGGGCATCGGGTGGCTCATCGCCTTCCGGGCGGTGCAGGCGGTGGGGGCGGGCATGATGATGGCCGCCGGCCCTGCGATCATCACCGACGTCTTTCCTGCGAGCGAACGGGGAAGGGCGCTCGGCACCAACGCGGTGGCGGTAGCGGCGGGACTCGCCATCGGGCCGGTGCTCGGGGGCTTGCTCGTCGAGCACTTCGGCTGGCGCTCGATTTTCTCCATCAACCTGCCGATCGGCCTCGTCGGCACCCTCTGGGCCGCCCGGGTGCTCCCCGGGCCGCGCCGGGTGGTGCGGGAGCGGTTCGACCTGGCGGGCGCGATGCTGCTCTTCTCGGGGTTGCTGCTGGTGCTGCTCGCACTCAGCCAGGCTCCCCGCTGGGGCTGGGCGAGCGCCGCCACGCTGGGCTCGGCCGGGGCGGGCGCGGCGCTGCTCGGGCTCTTCGTGGCGGTGGAGCGGCGCATCGACCACCCGATGGTCGAGCTCTCCGTCTTCAAGAACCGCACCTTCGTGCTCGCCAACTTGAGCAGCCTCGCCAACTACCTGGCGCAGTCCTCGGTGACCTTCCTGCTGCCGTTTTACCTGCAAAACCTGCGGGGGATCCCGCCCGACCGGGCGGGGGTGCTCATGCTGGGTTTCCCGGTAGCCCTCACGGTCATAGCGCCCGCCGCCGGGTACCTCACGGACCGGTGGGGCTCGCGGTGGCTGGCGGCCGGGGGCATGGCGCTGATGGCCGTGGCGGTCGCCAACATGACCCGGCTGGACGGCGCGACGCCCCTCGCCGGGGTCTTCTGGGGGCTGGCCCTGCTCGGGCTGGGCAGCGCCCTCTTCCAGACGCCCAACAACAGCACGATCATGGGGAGCGTCCCGAGAGAGCGCCTGGGCATCGCGGGCGGGATGCTCGCGAGCATGCGCAACATCGGCATGGTGCTGGGCATCGCGGTGTCCGGCACGGTCTTCATGGCCGTGGCAGGCGCCCAGGTCGAGACGGCCGCCGCCGAGGGCGGGCGTTTCCTTGCCGGCTTGCACGGGGCCATGGCGGCGGGCGCGGGGATCGCGCTGCTGGGGGCCGTCGCATCGGTGGCGGCCTTGCCGTGGACAGGCAGAAGGCGCCGGGCGGCCGTACGAGTGCCGCGGTTGGACGCGGACGAAAGCCGGTGGTGA
- a CDS encoding aldehyde dehydrogenase family protein: MAVAPAQEESRRYDLWIGGEWVAPASGQHFESVDPATGHVLAYLARGGKADVDRAVAAARAALEGPGWKRIEPRRRVEWLYEAARRIRQRSDSLARLESLDTGKPLRQARTDVAVAARYFEYYAGIADKILGHTIPLGPGFLDYVLREPVGVCALIIPWNYPIQIASRGLAPALAAGNTVVLKPAEEASLTTLELAGILHEVGVPAGVVNVVTGYGEEAGAALASHPDVDHITFTGSVETGSIVMQAAARGIKPVLLELGGKSPMIVMGDADLDRAIPATAQAIFQNAGQTCSAASRLIVDRRVHREAVEALQRIVSQMRLGPGVEDPDMGPIISRRQQQRVLGYVEAGRSEGARLVAGGRVPEQPELSGGYFVEPTLFDEVSPIMRIAQEEIFGPVLAIMPFDTPDEAVALANGTAYGLVAGIWTRDLSTAHRMAAELRVGQVFVNTYGAGGGVEMPFGGYKKSGFGREKGLETLQHYTQVKNVCVRYE; encoded by the coding sequence ATGGCCGTCGCGCCGGCGCAAGAAGAGTCTCGCCGCTATGACCTCTGGATCGGAGGCGAGTGGGTCGCTCCCGCCTCGGGCCAGCACTTCGAGTCGGTCGACCCGGCGACCGGTCACGTCCTCGCCTATCTCGCCAGGGGCGGCAAGGCGGACGTCGATCGGGCGGTGGCGGCGGCGAGAGCCGCGCTGGAAGGCCCGGGATGGAAGCGCATCGAGCCCCGCCGCCGGGTCGAGTGGCTCTACGAGGCCGCCCGCCGCATCCGGCAACGCTCCGACTCTCTCGCCCGCCTCGAGAGCCTCGACACGGGCAAGCCCCTGCGCCAGGCCCGTACCGACGTCGCGGTGGCGGCCCGCTACTTCGAGTACTACGCGGGCATCGCCGACAAGATCCTGGGCCATACGATCCCGCTCGGCCCGGGCTTCCTGGACTACGTGCTGCGGGAACCCGTCGGGGTCTGCGCGCTCATCATCCCGTGGAACTATCCCATCCAGATCGCCTCCCGCGGGCTGGCACCGGCTCTCGCCGCCGGCAACACGGTGGTGCTCAAGCCCGCCGAGGAGGCCTCGCTCACCACCCTGGAGCTCGCCGGCATCCTCCACGAGGTGGGGGTCCCGGCCGGAGTGGTCAACGTGGTGACGGGTTACGGTGAAGAGGCAGGCGCAGCCCTGGCCTCTCACCCGGACGTCGACCACATCACGTTCACCGGGTCGGTCGAGACGGGCAGCATCGTCATGCAGGCGGCCGCCCGGGGCATCAAGCCCGTTCTCCTGGAGCTCGGGGGCAAGTCTCCCATGATCGTGATGGGCGACGCGGACCTGGACCGCGCCATCCCCGCGACGGCCCAGGCCATTTTCCAGAACGCCGGCCAGACCTGCTCGGCGGCGTCCCGGCTCATCGTCGACCGGCGGGTGCACCGGGAGGCGGTGGAGGCCCTGCAGCGCATCGTCTCGCAGATGCGCCTCGGCCCGGGCGTCGAGGACCCGGACATGGGGCCCATCATCAGCCGGCGCCAGCAGCAACGGGTGCTGGGCTACGTCGAGGCCGGCCGCTCGGAGGGGGCGCGCCTGGTGGCGGGCGGACGGGTGCCCGAGCAACCGGAGCTGAGCGGCGGGTATTTCGTGGAACCGACGCTGTTCGACGAGGTGTCGCCGATCATGCGCATCGCCCAGGAGGAGATCTTCGGGCCCGTGCTGGCCATCATGCCCTTCGACACGCCGGACGAGGCCGTCGCGCTGGCCAACGGCACGGCCTACGGGCTGGTGGCGGGGATCTGGACGCGGGATCTGTCCACCGCGCACCGGATGGCGGCCGAGTTGCGGGTGGGCCAGGTCTTCGTCAACACCTACGGTGCCGGGGGCGGGGTGGAGATGCCCTTCGGCGGGTACAAGAAAAGCGGCTTCGGCCGGGAGAAGGGGTTGGAGACCCTGCAGCACTACACCCAGGTGAAGAACGTATGCGTGCGCTACGAGTGA
- a CDS encoding S9 family peptidase has translation MTEAPYGLWESPLSPARMAGGVTLTDVAWDDETGQLVWHEERSGVGVLMAAGAAGEGARQLTVEHSVRAAVGYGGGDFTVQGGQVYYVSREGRLYRKPLGKGVARALTPAFGAAASPQVSPDGRWVVFVHSYEGRDVLAIVDVRGERWPQELVDGADFYAQPAWHPSGRMLAFVSWNHPRMPWDGSELRLAHLEEGPRGLPVVSRVETVAGGDDVEVFQPAFSPDGRWLAYVSDETGWANLHLCDLETGRSELAHREEAEHGLRNWRQGMRTLGWSPGGGAVYFLRSREGRVELWAYDLAARRAHPVPVVEGEPREGKAGEERPGGHPAGYTVLQQLAVDPGRGRIALLASSPAVPRRVVVMEPGRPAAVVARSQAEDVPDGYFSWPEHRRWIAPDGGEVHGLFYRPANPQYTGKGRPPLVVRVHGGPTSQATPGWAPEVAFMTSRGYAVLDVDYRGSAGYGRAYREALKGRWGVLDVEDAVSGAARLAQEGLVDRERMVIMGGSAGGYTVLRALAEHPGFFRAGVSASGVTDLFLLASQTHKFEAHYTDSLVGPLPEAAAAYRERSPLFAADRIRDPLAIFQGDEDRVVPRSQADALVEALRRRGVPHEYHVYPGEGHGWRKRETVEAYYAALEAFLRRYVVFA, from the coding sequence ATGACCGAGGCTCCTTACGGGCTATGGGAAAGTCCCCTGTCGCCGGCGCGCATGGCCGGCGGCGTCACCCTCACCGACGTGGCCTGGGACGACGAGACCGGGCAGCTCGTCTGGCATGAGGAACGATCGGGCGTGGGAGTGCTCATGGCCGCCGGCGCCGCCGGCGAGGGGGCGCGGCAGCTCACCGTCGAACACTCGGTGCGGGCCGCGGTCGGGTACGGCGGCGGCGACTTCACCGTGCAGGGCGGCCAGGTGTACTACGTCTCTCGGGAGGGACGGCTGTACCGTAAACCCCTCGGGAAGGGCGTGGCCCGGGCCCTGACCCCCGCGTTCGGCGCGGCGGCGTCTCCTCAGGTCTCCCCGGACGGGCGCTGGGTGGTCTTCGTGCACAGCTATGAAGGCCGCGACGTGCTGGCGATCGTCGACGTCCGGGGGGAGCGCTGGCCGCAGGAGCTGGTGGACGGCGCCGACTTCTACGCACAGCCTGCGTGGCATCCTTCGGGCCGCATGCTCGCCTTCGTCTCGTGGAACCATCCGCGGATGCCGTGGGACGGGAGTGAGTTGCGCCTGGCTCATCTGGAGGAGGGCCCCCGCGGCCTGCCCGTCGTCTCACGGGTCGAAACGGTCGCGGGCGGCGACGACGTGGAGGTGTTCCAGCCTGCCTTCTCGCCGGACGGGCGGTGGCTCGCCTACGTCAGCGACGAGACGGGGTGGGCCAACCTCCACCTCTGCGACCTCGAGACCGGACGGTCGGAGCTCGCCCACCGGGAAGAGGCCGAGCACGGACTGCGCAACTGGCGCCAGGGCATGCGCACGCTGGGGTGGAGCCCCGGAGGCGGCGCGGTCTACTTCCTGCGAAGCCGCGAGGGGAGGGTCGAGCTTTGGGCTTACGATCTCGCGGCGCGCAGGGCCCACCCGGTGCCCGTCGTCGAGGGAGAGCCCCGGGAGGGAAAGGCCGGAGAGGAGCGACCGGGCGGGCATCCGGCCGGCTACACCGTGTTGCAGCAACTGGCCGTGGATCCTGGCCGCGGCCGGATCGCGCTCCTGGCCTCATCGCCGGCCGTTCCGCGAAGGGTCGTGGTCATGGAGCCCGGCAGGCCCGCGGCGGTGGTGGCCCGTTCACAGGCGGAGGACGTCCCGGATGGGTATTTTTCGTGGCCGGAACACCGGCGCTGGATCGCCCCGGACGGCGGGGAGGTCCATGGGCTTTTCTACCGCCCGGCCAACCCGCAGTACACGGGCAAGGGGCGCCCGCCGCTCGTCGTACGGGTGCACGGCGGCCCGACCTCCCAGGCGACACCGGGATGGGCGCCGGAGGTGGCGTTCATGACCAGCCGGGGATACGCCGTGCTGGACGTCGACTACCGGGGGAGCGCGGGGTACGGGCGAGCCTACCGGGAGGCGCTGAAGGGCCGCTGGGGCGTGCTCGACGTGGAGGATGCCGTGAGCGGCGCGGCCCGGCTCGCGCAAGAGGGGCTCGTCGACCGCGAGCGCATGGTGATCATGGGCGGCAGCGCCGGCGGGTACACCGTGCTGAGGGCGCTGGCCGAGCACCCGGGCTTCTTCCGGGCGGGCGTCTCGGCCAGCGGGGTCACGGACCTCTTTCTGTTGGCCAGCCAGACGCACAAGTTCGAGGCGCACTACACGGATTCCCTGGTGGGCCCGCTTCCGGAGGCGGCGGCCGCATACCGGGAGCGTTCGCCGCTTTTCGCGGCCGACCGGATCCGGGACCCGCTGGCCATCTTCCAGGGCGACGAGGACCGGGTCGTGCCGCGAAGCCAGGCGGATGCCCTCGTCGAAGCGCTGCGGCGCCGCGGTGTGCCGCACGAGTACCACGTCTACCCGGGCGAAGGGCACGGGTGGCGCAAGCGGGAGACCGTGGAGGCGTACTACGCCGCGCTCGAGGCCTTCCTGAGGCGATACGTCGTCTTTGCCTGA